The genomic window TTCAACAGGGAGCGTCGCCCCGTGGCCGTGGTCCGGGGGGCCGTCCGTCGCTTCGACGCCATGGGGGGTCTCCGTCCGGTAGGTTCGCGTAGTATAGCCGGGCGCAGGGGGAATGACAAGGCCGCTCCCAAGCCGGGCCTACCGGGCGACCGGGGAGGGCAACAGCCCGGCAGGCGGGCGCAGCATCCCCAGCTGGGCCAGCTCCACAAAGGTCTCCAGGATCCGCCGATCCCACCATCCCTTCGCCGCCTCCTCCCGCATGATCTGGAACACCTGGTCCTGGGGGAAGGCCGGCTTGTAGGGACGCTTCGTGGTGAGAGCGTCGTAGATGTCCACCACCTGCAGGATCCGGGCAGTGACCGGGATCTCCTCCGCCTTCAGGCCATCCGGGTAGCCACTCCCATCCGACTTCTCGTGGTGATGGCGGATGATCGGCAGGACCAGCTTCAGCGACTTGAGGGGATTGCAGATCCGCTCGCCGATCAGCGGGTGCTCCCGCATGACCACCCACTCATCGGGCGTCAGCTTCCCGGGCTTCAGGAGGATGGTGTCGGGGATCCCGATCTTCCCGATGTCGTGGAGGATGCCCCCCCGGCGCAGGGCGGTCAGCTCCTCCTCGGCCAGGCCCAGGGCCGCCCCGAGCTGGAACGAGAAGGCGGACAGGCGCTCGCAGTGCCCCTCGGTGTAGGGATCCTTGGCCTCCACCCCGAGCGCCAGGCTGAAGAGCACCGTCTCGGCATTCTCCAGCTCGTCGGTCAGCTGCTTGACCTTCAGGAGGGA from Candidatus Methylomirabilis sp. includes these protein-coding regions:
- a CDS encoding HD domain-containing phosphohydrolase, with protein sequence MDDERLNLRMLEDLLRTEGYGVRTAEDGEQALERVREAPPDLILLDVMMPKLDGYEVCRRLKGNKETVFIPIIMVTALTRLEQKIKGIEAGADDFLTKPFNSAELTTRVRSLLKVKQLTDELENAETVLFSLALGVEAKDPYTEGHCERLSAFSFQLGAALGLAEEELTALRRGGILHDIGKIGIPDTILLKPGKLTPDEWVVMREHPLIGERICNPLKSLKLVLPIIRHHHEKSDGSGYPDGLKAEEIPVTARILQVVDIYDALTTKRPYKPAFPQDQVFQIMREEAAKGWWDRRILETFVELAQLGMLRPPAGLLPSPVAR